The Zingiber officinale cultivar Zhangliang chromosome 10A, Zo_v1.1, whole genome shotgun sequence genome contains a region encoding:
- the LOC122026259 gene encoding filament-like plant protein 5, which yields MGSKTWIWNRKSTGKNIEKGKTLELEKSIENLNEQLSSIRSKSNAKDDLLAKQAKVAEEAISGWEKAEARALALQKQLDDALLQKKMAEERLVEQDTELQEFRQQLIY from the exons ATGGGGAGCAAGACGTGGATATGGAATAGGAAGTCCACAGGGAAGAACATTGAG AAAGGGAAGACCCTGGAGTTGGAGAAATCTATAGAAAACTTGAACGAACAACTATCTTCTATCCGCAGCAAGTCCAATGCTAAAGATGATCTTTTGGCAAAGCAAGCAAAAGTAGCTGAGGAAGCAATTTcag GATGGGAAAAAGCAGAAGCTCGAGCTCTGGCTTTACAGAAACAATTGGATGATGCCTTGCTTCAGAAGAAAATGGCAGAAGAAAGATTAGTCGAACAGGATACAGAATTACAAGAATTCAGGCAGCAACTAATTTATTAG